In Thermomicrobiales bacterium, the DNA window GTGATGCGTACGGTCCAGCGGTTCGGTTCGTTGAGGGCGCTCTCAGCCTGCTGGATGTCGTAGCGCAGATCGAGCACGCGCTGCTCCAGCCGCGCCTTCCGTCGCGCGCGCGCCTCCGGGTCATCCGGCAGACGCCGCCGCCCAACGATCGGTGCTCCGGCCGCCGACTGGACGCCGCCGGTACGGATCATCGGCAGCTCGATCTTCGGCTGCTCTGCATCGTCGGGCTGCTCGCGTCGTTTCAGAAAATCTCGCCAGGACATGGAGGCTCACCCTCGATCGTACACGGACGGTCTGCGCCGGGAATCCCTCGGCATTCTCCCCTGAGCGTACCGCAGACAGCAGACCAGCGTTGTCCTCGCACGTTATCCTTAGCGGCCAGGACACTCGATCGATTGAACTGATGGGAGCGCCGCGCCGGTATGGTGCAACTGAACAAAGACCTCATTATGGAAATGCTCAAGGACGTCTTCGACCCGGAGCTGGGCGTCAACATCGTTGACCTCGGCCTCGTCTACGACGCTGATTGACGAAGAGAACAACGTCCAGGTCGTCATGACCTCACCTCGATGGGCTGCCCGCTGGGGCCGGTCATCTTCGAGGAAGTCCAGCGCGTTGGGCGGCCTGATGGGCATCGGCAAAATCGACGTCAAGATCGTCTGGTCCCCGCCCTGGTCGCCGGCCATGATGAGCGAAGACGCCCGCGACGAGCTGGGCATCTGGTAAAGCGTAGAAATGTAGGGGCGTATCGCATACGCCCGGCCAGATACGCGACCCGTTGGCGCGGGAGATCGCGCGTGGTGGATGCCAATCCGGCCGGTCGGGTTGAACGGGCGTATGCGATACGCCCCTACATGTTTCGCGTCCCTACAACCCCATCCGCTTCGCCAGGATCTCCCGCTGGATCTCGTCGGTGCCACCGCCGATGCGCAGGATGCGCGCGTCGCGGTAGTGCATCGCCACCCGCGTCTCTTCAATGTAGCCGTAACCGCCGAAGATCTGGACGGCGTCGTCGGCGACGCGATTCGCCATGATCGCCGTGTGTAGCTTCGCCATCGCGACGAGATCGAGCGCATCGTCGGCACCGGCGTCGAACTTGGCAGCAGCCTGGTACAGCAGGAGTCGGCTGGCCTGAATGTCAGTTGCCATATCCGCCAGCTTGTGGCGCACCGCCTGGTACTTCCCGATTGTCTCCCCGAACGCCTCGCGCTGCGTCGCGTACTCGCGCGCGTCGTCGAACGCCGCCTGCGCCAGACCGACGCCCATACCGGCCAGCGTGATCCGCTCGGTCTGGAACGAGCCGGCGATCTGGTAGAAGCCGCGCCCAACCTCGCCGATCACCCGATCGTCCGGCACGAAGCAGTTGTCGAAAATCAGCTCGCGGGTGTCGGACGAGTGCCAGCCCATCTTCTGCAGCGGTCGCCCGAGGCTGAATCCCGCGTCGTCCTTCTCGATCAGGAACATCGTGATCCCGCGGTGCCGCTCGGTCGGATCGGTCTTGGCACCCAGGACAATGTAGTCGGCGAAGCCGCCATTGGTGATGAAGAGCTTCGTGCCGTTGATCCGGTAGCCGCCATCAACCTTCGTCGCTGTCGTCCGCATGCCCGCGACATCTGAGCCGGTGCCCGGCTCAGTGACGCCGATCGACGCGATCTTCTCGCCGGTCGTGATCGGCAGCAACCAGCGCTCCTGTTGCTCGGGCGTGCCGAACTTCGCCAGGTGTGGCGCGGCCATGTAGGCACTCGCCAGCGGCGTCACGG includes these proteins:
- a CDS encoding iron-sulfur cluster assembly protein translates to MVQLNKDLIMEMLKDVFDPELGVNIVDLGLVYDAD
- a CDS encoding acyl-CoA dehydrogenase family protein gives rise to the protein MAVENTGVDLSTPLFELDDAHREFQALCRRFVQQHVLPRVEQAEREAQFPLDLMPLMGRNGFLGLTFPEEAGGTGGDMLAIAILSEELAKSCGGIAVTPLASAYMAAPHLAKFGTPEQQERWLLPITTGEKIASIGVTEPGTGSDVAGMRTTATKVDGGYRINGTKLFITNGGFADYIVLGAKTDPTERHRGITMFLIEKDDAGFSLGRPLQKMGWHSSDTRELIFDNCFVPDDRVIGEVGRGFYQIAGSFQTERITLAGMGVGLAQAAFDDAREYATQREAFGETIGKYQAVRHKLADMATDIQASRLLLYQAAAKFDAGADDALDLVAMAKLHTAIMANRVADDAVQIFGGYGYIEETRVAMHYRDARILRIGGGTDEIQREILAKRMGL